The segment ACCAATGACTTCAAAACAATGTAGGGACATCCACAAAAGTCGTGCACTGGGCCCTGCTTATATCCGGCCCTGACTTTCCTTTTTCTGTTgatcaactaattttgttcttgTCTAGATATTGCCCTTTCTTACCCTAGTGGAAGTTACGTTCTGTTGTACTTGCAGCTCATGACGGCATTGGTCTAGGGGTGTATCAGTGTTTCATAAACGTTTACCTGTAAAGTCcctaaacgaaaaaaaaaacccaattatTTGTACTCTCTTTAGCCAGCCTTAAGGTCCTGTTGAGCCCTATAAGCTCTCCTAGCGGGGTCTGTAAGCCTTTTTGGAATGcaataaaagggaaaaaaacctCAAATTCCAATAATTAAAACACAATTGGTagttttttcgattttttttttgctaattgcAAATATGTTTGAAAATGTACGCCAAGCATTTTACTGCTTTCTGAACTTAAATCTTTCATCCAACTGATGTCTagaaacaattttttcttttaatatgaaAATATTAGGTCTAACAAAGTCAAAGAAACAATTTGTGGTACGCGCCGGTAATGATGCGTTTTCCTGCACTCCTAGCTAAAGAAATACATTCTCCTGTCGTCTTGGGCGCACTATTGATCCTAGTGAAAATAGCGAGTCAAATTAATTCCAATAAATAAGAAAGCATACTGGTGTATAATGTGGCTTCCGATTAACAAAAACCTTTCCTCTATCTTTGCAGTGGAGACCCCATCTGTCTACACGAGAGTCCCTGGCTACTACAGCTGGATTATTGAGGGCATCTTTCAACACAGTTTCACTCAATAGAAAGACCTGAAAGGCAGACAAGTCCTTGTTGATCGAGCACACAATAAACATTAACACACTATAGCGTATTCTTTGTTATCTGTTGCCTTAAAAACGTAACGTCACCAATCAATTGTTATTTGTCAAGGAATTatgaagaaaaacatttaatttgctatgatttttacaaatcttgtatTAACTGTGTCTGtctgcactagcggatccagagctttggagtggggggggggggggcgatttttttccaaaccctaacgcccagtaaaccctaaccctaagcataaacgtGCGCACAgtgtatatacacacacacacacacacccacacacccacccacccacacacacacagatatacatacatacatacatatatatatatatatatatatatatatatatatatatatatatgagaataaaaaaagcagcatttctcaaccttcggcgaaaaacaaaacaactggggcagcgctataaggtttcctagtggggttcggggcgaagcccggaCGAAAAatgcgttttcttgcttttttcactgcagaaacgcattctcctgaccagtacagctctttattaatcaatggagttcggggcgaagccccgacgccaaaagcgttttcttgcattcttcacttcATTAATCTTGTACTTGAAatttattctaatatgaatttataggcccttaatacattgcaaataaaaaccgatttgttccttcaaaacattagataccccacatatttagattttggctttgaggatcgccgccgaaaaaaaaattatccaataAAATTCGAGTATAaatatagtcccaaatttatttaactagaaaaatatcagattgagtaaaggttggtaaaaggcgactatgaGAACACTATTTGAGTTtataactcatctcaatcatgacttttatactgaaaaatttcgtttgaattctaacttttccaatgcaaagtctttcttaaaataattatgataaattcatctgaaattaaataaactctgtctggaaatgggaggggcggtagagtgaaaacgattaatcctcgctccttaggtgggaagggcagtagagttattcgcccccccccccccccaccaatcggcaaacagggaacgacataatataaagatcggttaaaaatcaataacaagttttagaAATATAGATATTAAATTGATTCTATTAGATAGCTGTAATTTCTACAACAAAAATTggcccgcccccccccactgaaATGTgaatggggggagggggcagGATTGATACTATCGCCCCAtcccgaccccaccaatcggccaacatactagagggtggggcgaaataatctaaaaataggttgaaatataaataattagtatatatttttaacataagtaataaattcgtatacaaattgtgtgaattctataataaaattcgCCTGCCCCCCCCTTCGGGTCGgccaagtggggggggggtcgatcgcccctaccgcccccccccctggatccgacAGTGGTTTCAACATATTTGATTGCTTTACAATTTCTTATTTGTGCAACCGCAAATTTTTATTGTCTTAAAGGgaaccattttttaaataaaattacgttagtcttttcattattttttaaataaataacaaataccACTTTTAAAACAGTAAACTATgctgtgatttttttaaaaaaatgtaaagaattcATTTCTTATAGCATAGTGACATTCATTCACACAGTTGTCTTATATgtcaaaatattgtaaaaaaaaaaaaaaaatacaataaaattatgAATTACTTTTTTGTgcttgttttttatattaactactagcattaaacaaacaaaaatatattttaaaaatatgcatattgaATGTATATAATTGAGCACaatatttgaaaattaaattcaATAGTTCGTGTTTCTTAATGATAGCatctttctacaaacaataaacaataatataGTCGTGGCTTAGGCCCATTAGAATCGTTACCAGCGGAAAGGATTTCGTTCAGAGGCCAGGAAGGAGAGAAAGACCCTTTGCCAGACCCCGGTTCGAAAGGTTCCCACCAACTGATTGAttaattaataacatatatgTTACCCAGCTGCCATGCAGAGAAGGAGGGATCCTTTAAAACTTCTACAACTCATGGATTAACCTTTTTGTTAGAGTAGTTCTATTAGAGACATCGGTACTCGTGATTAGAGACATCGGTACTCGTGATTAGAGACATCGGTACTCGTGATTAGAGACATCGGTACTCGTGATTAGAGACATCGGTACTCGCGATTAGAGACATCGGTACTCGTGATTAGAGACATCGGTACTCGTGATTAGAGACATCGGTACTCGTGATTAGAGACATCGGTACTCCTGAGGAGCCTGGTGGACATGGACATGGTCCACTCATCCTACTTCTCTGCAGCCTGAAATGCACTCGAAAACCAACCGGATTGTTgtgcgcgcgtgaagttttctttgcatttaatattggtgttttagcgtataggaagtagtttcttttaagtgcgttttgttgtctagaatattgtgtgtgtgtgtgtgtttacgtcatccttagttcccgcaagagagagagagagagagagagagagcttcttttgtgagctGGGTAGCTGGTTGTTTGTTTTCCCCTTGTAAggggtgttaggctttgggctatgGGAAATTGTGTCGTCTTTCCGCCCTTGGAGTTGTGGAGTAACTATCGGTGTTGAGGTGTAGGGAGTTGAGGTTCTGttgggcgccgagatggagtgtgagcgtGAAGGTGTGTTACGGAAACTTGTTGGTGTGATACTAGCCTAATTAGTAATCAAATGCTAACTTCAATGATAttgatgtatatgtaaatatgtttgaaaattacaattaagtataattaaatattgttcctgttgacaactgttgttattcactaaccgttcagttgaataactgttattcaatgTTTGTAATTTACATGCTAGTACCTTTAGGTTCTTGTGTTACTCTGTTCAGGCTGGGGATACGGGACCATAATATCATACCCTTCCTAAGCGACAAAACCCACCTGACACGGATTGTTGTTGAATGATAGTGTCATAATTATCTACGGTGCTGAAACCGCTATAGGAGTATGATATTTTGACTTGTAAAACTTGAAGTAACTTGAATAATTTCTTTGTTATCAATACTAAAgaaaacttttattaaaatatagacaaaatcaagttgtGATGAAATGCAATAAACATAATAGActactaataatataaaatggaatTCTAAACataatctaactcactacaataacacatctattcatctattccagtggttctcaacctgtggatcacGACCGTgctcgattgacgatttgcgaGGGGTCGCCAAATActattgaaaaaatggattgttattgtctattcttctattgctgtgtgtgtgtgtgtgtgcgcgggggggggggaaataacaTCACACTACAACTACATGGACCAGAAGGTGAAATTAATTTAACTTAATTTTAAGACGAAAGAAGATTGACTTGGGAGtgagtgttttttattttttaaatgagtaCACACTCACCAGTGCTTCAATAAATTTCTCATACCTCCTACCTTTCTCTTCACCTTTCCTTTCACCTATCTctaagtctgttgaaccattggggcaccacacatgatcagTTAACCGTGTTTCTCCATTCATCTGTCTTTTGCATTGGattaatttctttcaatgacttgtccattcttttacgttgtcttcacatcgctttctctatctgccttgttcttctttttcctggtaatgtTCCCTGAAAGAGGGTCTTTGTGAATCCTGGAAACCTTGCGATATGGCCATAGAAATGTAGCTTGACTTtgtttttgacagtagttatcAGGTCATCGTAATGTTGACACTGATTGTATTCAGACGGATGATAAACAGGACCGtgtgcactagcggatccagaactttggagtgggaagggagcgattttttttccaaaaccctaaccctaacgttcagtaaaccctaaccctctctccccccccttcCTATTTTTCTGAGCCGcgctctctgtcgccgcgaaagttaAGTGGGGTAGCtagtccaacttgcagaaataaaagagttatctttccatgactttttttgTATCGAGGATTAGAGAGTctgcgtgcgtgcgtggtgtcccgcatggttgggcgacgtagagaattatatatacagatagtTAAGAAAGAAATAACAAAGTTAATATCTACTAgctctgtctgataaaaattgtgtacatgtATTTCTCACACTTTCCCTTGTCGGATTAagtggaaactttgcacaattattcagaGCTTCTagaaaaacatgaatcaatcgaaaaatttaccaattactACATCATTTtgtcgtaattaattattttttttatatacattatataacACAATTTACAAGGCTTGATTTCTTAcataaggggagataagctttGGATAGAGAATTAAACGTCAAGAATTAAAGGCAATAGTACAAGAAGgtggttaaatcagatttttaatgaaaattgaGTTAGTTAGAAATTTAGTCACCAGGTTGCTTTGTGCACCTTCTGATAGGACTATCCATGTGTTTAAGTGTAGATATGTGTACAGAATGccaattaaaaatgtataggtGAGGCCTATATGTATCCATAGATACTTAATGCATGAAATGGCATGGACATGAGACCACCTTGCTGCTTTGAATGATGTTTACAAAAGGAACCCAAGTTATCTGTCAATTCAAATTTGTTCATTAACCTGTCAATTTACCTGTCAATTCAAATTTGTTCATTAACCTGTCAATTTACCTGTCAATTCAAATTTGTTCATTAGCCTGTCAATTTACCTGTAAATTCAAATTTGTTCATTAACCTGTCAATTTACCTGTCAATTCAAATTTGTTCATTAACCTGTCAATTTACCTGTCAATTCAAATTTGTTCATTAACCTGTCAATTTACCTGTCAATTCAAATTTGTTCATTAGCCTGTCAATTTACCTGTCAATTCAAATTTGTTCATTAACCTGTCAATTTACCTGTCAATTCAAATTTGTTCATTAGCCTGTCAATTTACCTGTAAATTCAAATTTGTTCATTAACCTGTCAATTTACCTGTCAATTCAAATTTGTTCATTAACCTGTCAATTTACCTGTCAATTCAAATTTGTTCATTAGCCTGTCAATTTACCTGTAAATTCAAATTTGTTCATTAACCTGTCAATTTACCTGTCAATTCAAATTTGTTCATTAACCTGTCAATTTAACTGTCAAGCTATTGCATTGATTTTAGCCTTAtaacataatataataaaatagttcccctttcagacctagtgatctatggggcagatgatgtaaacgtcatctgtttcaatggctcacggttaacgagcaggtgccgtgtggccagcacaacgaccaaccacctttactttgcCCGAATGAAGTCCGAtatccattagagttaggtggattcaggggcgccttaaaatcccgaaattcaaaattccagtcttcaccgagattcgagcccAGAACCGCAGGTTCGGAAACCATGCGCTTAACCACTGAGCTACCACGGCATATAATAAAATCATGTTACTATATTTTAGCTCAGAATAGACTCATACATAGAATAATCTTGGCATattattactgtcgatataaGAAGGGGGTCAAATTAATTATTCGTCAGTGAAAGATGGGGTCAAGTCCTTTCGTGGATTGACAGAAAATAAATTTCCCCTGATCCATAAGATAGAACACTAAATTTAAGTCCATAGCCCACAAGGAGAAACATGTTTTTGCCATTTTTCCAGATAATGAACTGAACaccttctagatctagtgcaaaATAACTGGCGTGAATTATATGGTTACATTGTGGTATTAagataatatttcaaaatgtatgTTATGTCACACGCATTCGTGACATTTTTGGTTAGCGATATGatgaatgaaaatgtttttcaacACGGCTAATGTACATATGTAGCTATATTGTTAAGATGTCTAAATGCCCATAAGTAGATCTGAATGAAACAAGTAGattgaaaataaagacttaaaattaaaccGAATCGGTAGTTGTAGgctaaaatgctttaaaaaacttACTAATAATATGCCTTTATAATGCGCGATATTTTTACTTCTGACGTTCATTTCATTGTATCACTACGCGGCCCATGCAATAGTGCGCGTGAGTTATGGAAAAGTATGTCAACACGGCTAAAGATATTCACATTTAGAgcgaacgaatttatgtaaaaaatggtttggagactcaaatttgaaggttaattttcattaaataatgaaatgaatagacactATTTTATATGTCcatgtgtaaaagtaaaaaaattatgttttcttgaattagATGTAAGGTTCAAGAGATTTTCATCTCTTCGCATGCGTGACCTCTCCGTCTTGTCTCATCGTGTAGACATGGCTATGTGTCCTAGAtacatgaaatagtaatacttctatagagttgggcaactttttttttttttttaggttcttAATTTtgttagggctactatacatacactaaggttccatttagtacccaaggaacatttatgcaaagttttatcaagaaTGGTCCAaactgttttgatttctatgcggggcATACACCCATACATATAtacaccttactttctgctttatagtatagatatggCATTATAGCGTCAACAGATGATGGCATACTCAGCACCTATGGTTTATTCAAACGGCCGCACCTATTCTTGATTGAAAATTATCATAGATAACGACTCGAAGTAAACAGGTAAAGATATGAGACTTTCGCTTGTCACAAAAACTAGTTACTAAAGTGCAATAGGCCCGGTCCTTAATAGAAGTATAAATCTAACTTAGACAGGACTTAATGAGGCATGTACTCTACAGATCCACTTGGCTAAGTCCGTaaatttttaattacaatatgAAATGACAGATGCTCATTACTTTGAAGATAATGACGCAAATAAGGCCCAAACATTTATAAGCTCGAAGCACAGCTGAAGAATCAAGTGCAAGAGAGACAATCgttgttttatttcttctgAAGATCAAGTGCAAGAGAGAcaatcattgttttatttcttctgAAGATCAAGTGCAAGAGAGACAATCgttgttttatttcttctgAAGATCAAGAATGATCTCCCTCGCCGTGGTTCTGCTGTTCGTCTGTaagctttttttgtttcattttgttttaatattcaGAATttgaaaactgaaaaaaaaattgtttattagataataataagctattaataaactaaataCAGTGGTATCCCATTAGATACATTTTGCAATTCATTTtttcagcttgcaaactcttcttAGGTTAAGGGTGGACACTGAGATCGAAAACGGCTATAACGATTTTTACAAGAAATTGTATAgttttgggaaaagaattactagctaattggccacacatgGGAAACTCTGTCTTTACCGTTATAATCTAAGAAAAAACTATATTAATCTTTTAACTTTAATTATGTATTGATTTACAGAAATTCTTTTTCTTGAACATACGTCATCGTGTTTTCCCGCCGATATGCGTTATTAAAAAGTTACGAACTAGACGCCCACCTTCatactttgccacatccagcgaaGGAATAACCATTGTCAACCGGCGGTCTATTTAGATCAGTGTCTCCCTAGCTGTGTTCCGGGGAACTCTAGAGTTCCGCAAGGCATTCAttggtgttccacaaactactggaataattaactagtagtccACCACgtaaattaatctttattaaaaaaaaaaaagcaaattgttCCGCTAAATGTTCAAAATGTGCATTGTTCCGTTACGgataaagtttgggaaacacagatttagattttaaaaaataataaaaaagcaaaCACAAAAGCAATGAGAGCTTCCGGAGGTCATCTTGAATGTTATGGTTTAGGCGTTATAAACTTTTCTAAATTTTTAGCCATTTTATAAACTTCAAAGTAACTGAATTAAAGATTCCCTCTTGATGTTCTACACTCGAACACTGTGAGCAATGCATCCCTAATCCCTGCAAACACCAGATGATCAATGAAAGGGATTTGGATGTCAGTGTAATCCCTCTCCAATACATCATTTCTATTTTCATGGCAGCGGTTTCATTTGGGGATGTTGTTCCTAACCGCATCCACCTCCCAGACATCAAGAACAGCATGTTTCCCAGAACGTTCGATGGATCCTCCAACTCTCGAATCATCAACGGAGAAATCTCAAAGATGTTCTCTCGACCCTATCAAGCATCTCTCCAAGTCTGGTACCAGAACGTCCTGTATCATATCTGTGGAGCGGTCATCATAGCACCGGATGTGGTAAGTTTTGTGAATTTTATTGTATAAAATGGCTATTTTAAAAAACGCCCCTGCTAAAGCTGTAATCGAGTTCCCTTTTTCCAAGATTTGTAAATTGTCAGTATAAAGCAAATAGACGCATGTCGTTGAAATTGTTAATGTAAATCAAATATAATATACATGattcttttttaattacaatatatatataaatataaatggggacgaggtggctgagtgataaaacatttgaatttCGGACTCAGGGTCCTGGGTTAGAATCTCTGTAAAGACTTTGATTCTGAAGTTCGGAGTTTTTAGGACGACCCTGAGTCCAcccgaatcagaaaccccattagtaACGAACCATGCTGAGATTACTCCCCTAGAGCAAGTGAAAGGGAGTGGGCTGTAAGTCCTAAGGTCGCCGTCCTTTCCCCGCACAAGGACAGACCAAATGCCGCACACAAACCAGTTTTTTCTTGTCCCGAACGCCTTTCTTGCAGAGGGGGACACTTTATAAAGAATAAGGTCTATTGTTTCTTTGTCCTCTATGCAGTGGCGACACCATGTGTGGTAGTTCTCTCAGAACCGTCCGAAATAacctgagtccaaccaactctaatgggcatcttactttagtttgggaaagtatgggtggttggtcgttgttatGGACACAAGACATCCTGCTCTGTAACTGCTGGCtgaagaaacagaagaccttaacatcattttcCCTTTACATCGCAAGTTATTAATTGGGAACTTTATACATGTACTTAATTTCAATAAtagatttacaaatatttctaacaaATACCTTGAGTTTTATATCTGAAAGACCTTCATATAAGCCAGTTTCTATAAATTTTTAACAATATATAACACAtcagtaatataaaatatatcaaCCTTCTAGTATAGGACACTAATTTTTTTACACATGCATGGAAAGATTCAAAATTCTTAGACTACAAATGAATAAATAAGTTTCCAGTTCAAACTTTATTTGGGACCTTAACGCGTAATACTGAACGTGATGATAGGCCATAGATTTCTCTAAATGTTCTCGGAATAatcttcgatgaagtccagtagggaatcagCGCTTGTTGCGCCATTATTCCGTTGATTGTTataaaggcttttatccaacaaccaggcctggacatggggctcttcacccctttCCTGTCTGCTTCCAGCGGCAGCGGGCATAGTGACTGACTGGGCAAGTCGACCATACAGCGCCCCCGATACTAACAGTCCACACGCTATATAAGTGGTCAGGAGCAGCGCTGACCATGGAAaacttgtctcatattcctataatgtTACCGACACTGTTCCGTGTGAGGACGCCCCTCCAGCTAATTCGGtcactgatgacggccccctttgTAGAACGGCGTGGCGGATTTTTTGAACTGGGGTGCAGGCTATTTGTTCCATCCCTACTCCGACTGAGATAAAtcacaaaagctcacccagagAATCCCGCAAGGTCCTGGTTCGCTACttgtacttagcctatctagtttcaccactagacgtttccacggaggcgccacgctgaggcgacgggtagctggaattctCAGCTCGGAATAATCAGATACTTCTATTGTTAAGTTTAGaaaccaatcttttttttttttttaataaatatgtttaaaatgcatATACATATGTTGATGACTTCTAGTTGGTATGCGCTGCCCATTGTTTGGTTGTCTTCCCTGTTGACTGGTTGAGAGTCGAGGTTGGATCGCTGAGCCTGACCTCCAACGCTTCAGTGTACACCCAGTTTTTAGAAGTAGAGTCTATCAAGCCTCACGAGGACTATAGAGATATTGTCACAGAAGAAGAGGTGTTTCCTAACGACATTGGACTTATTTTCTTGAAGCGACGCATGACTTTTAACGCAAATGTCCAGGTATGTAATCTTCACTACTGCTCATATATTACATTTGATTCTCATAATAAACcattggcgtagctaggaatttgacATCATTTACAgcgtctgccccatagaccacatTTTTTCGTACAAATATTCAATAAACATGTATATTTCATCTTGTTTTAACAGCCCATTCTGATAGCGTCACCCTTTCAATCATTCGACAACGAGATTTGCGTCATTTCCGGTTGGGGCTCGACCTACTATGGTTCACCCACTCCAGCGGACCTGAGAGAAGCTAAAATGAGAAAATGGTCGTACCAACAGTGTCAAGACTTTCACCAAGAAATCGGAACCAACGTCAACAAAAATCAAGTCTGCGTTAAAGGAGAAAGTAAGTCACGTGACgtaatccattttttaaaaaaagtagttatttttttttatacttttatgattttgtttttttatgttttggtaGAGTCAATCTCAGGGCAACCTCAATTGGTAAATACTCTTTCAAAGTAAAACTTAATCCTCTGTGACGCTAGAGTAATTTGGTTCAACTCTCTCTCTtcagacgataccaacgttgattttaaccgattaaataaaataatttttttgttttataactttAATTTGTTTGAACTAAAGAGAGCATGTATTCTTCTATAGTTATAaacctaatataacatttcctgattacatacaaaaaaagttattgaagtttaaccctaacaCGGGAATGtaacacaaatgagcaaaataaataattgcatcgaaatgtggaaaataattggagagaaagagttaaaataaatgtatgaaatATTCTATTGAATATGACGCTGCAATTCCGTAAACTGAACGCCCGATATATAATTCCCCTTTGTCAGACAGTTTAGTTTAGGTACGCACTATAGTAGACTGACTGTGAACGCGACATAGGTATTGGGGTTAGAGATTATGATTACAGACTTTTTAGATCAGTTACTGCTAGGCTCTTGAAGGGATAACACCCTTGTAGTGactgactcgactgtggcccattctgtaataaggattgttattatGTTTTCATCTCGAGCTACTGAGCATTAATCCGGTTCGTTACTTTGTCATTCTTTGTGACGTCATGTGTGTTCTAGTAATCTATGATACGCCCAGAAGGTACTCACGCAGCTAGGATTATCACGATACTTTAGATATACTTCAAATACAACTTATATACGTACATCCGTTACACCTTTTACTATATAATCAATCTATGATtttgtctgtgactgtgttttAACCAGGTGATGATGGTCTTCCCCCTGGTTCATGTCAAGGAGACAGTGGCGGCCCTCTGGCCTGTGGACATCGATTTTTGCTTGGAGTGACTTCCTACGGGTTTGGCAAGTGTTCGGGTAAGAGACGGggataacaaaaaatgtattcttgAACTTTGACACATTTAAATATAATCAATGAGCTACAAACATGTGACCCATTAAGGACTGGGTTTACAGCAGCGCCAAGAATGCAGctatccggggggggggggggactttatCCTTAAAAGTAAGTCTCCGGAAACGTAAAGATTACTTTTCAGACTatgtcatcttatcttatcttatcttctaaaTAACACATGTAGAGACAATAATTATATTCTAAGCGTATCGATGTGTCGATCTTATCGCGCTTGCTAATTAGAAAATtaatatatactaaatatatactaaatatatactaaatatatactaaatatatactaaatatatactaaatatatactaaatatatactaaatcattaaatttatctGGCTGATTggagcaacccattccatgctccaaaGACACCAGAAAGAGCACTTATCCGCTATTTCCTGCTCTACTACATAAGAAATAAGATTAAACGCTCAGACCAACGACAAACGTCATGCACTGGGGGTCTGCTATTATCCGGCCCCGACTTTCCTTTTTCTGTTGACCAACTTATTTCGTTCTTGTCTAGATATTGCCCTTTCTTACTTAGTGGAAGCTTCGTTCTGTTTTACTTGCAGCTCATGACGGCATTGGTCTAGGGGTGTATCAGGGTTTCATAAACTTTTACCTGTAAAGTCcctaaacgaaaaaaaaaaacccaattatTTGTGCTCTCTTTAGCCAACCTTAATGTCCTGTTGAGCCCTATAAGCTCTCCTAGCGGGGTCTGTAAGCCTTTTTGGAATGcaataaaagggaaataaaactcAAATTCCAATAATTAAAACACAATTGGTagttttttcgatttttttgtTGCTAATTGCAAATATGTTTGAAAATGTACGCCAAGCATTTTACTGCTTTCT is part of the Biomphalaria glabrata chromosome 2, xgBioGlab47.1, whole genome shotgun sequence genome and harbors:
- the LOC106079970 gene encoding trypsin alpha-3-like translates to MISLAVVLLFVSVSFGDVVPNRIHLPDIKNSMFPRTFDGSSNSRIINGEISKMFSRPYQASLQVWYQNVLYHICGAVIIAPDVLVCAAHCLVVFPVDWLRVEVGSLSLTSNASVYTQFLEVESIKPHEDYRDIVTEEEVFPNDIGLIFLKRRMTFNANVQPILIASPFQSFDNEICVISGWGSTYYGSPTPADLREAKMRKWSYQQCQDFHQEIGTNVNKNQVCVKGESDDGLPPGSCQGDSGGPLACGHRFLLGVTSYGFGKCSVEAPSVYTRVPGYYSWIIESIFQHSFPQ